The genomic region AAACAGGACCTTACAATACCTGCGAATACTTGTGCACAATTTTGCAAGTGCATTTTGAACTGCCTcaggaatattttataaaatatctaatattcgcaatagatttacctgtttctttatGAATTTCAATAAAGTTATATACACAGTGTCCTGCTTAGAGGGGTCGAGAAATAGGTGACAATTTCGAGtgtaaataattgtttattaacatacttttttaaataacttgatgtaaaaattcTCAGAGAATGCTCAGTGCAACTTGATGTGTGTGCTTTGAGTTGCTCTGCACACATGTAAACGGTATTCAATCTCTcgccaagtgttctgtagcatttgtggtcactagcgcagctgcatttttGATGCGCTGCCACAGTTCCTTCAAAGTGTTGTTAGCTCTActtctttggtacacagcatccttcacaaagtcCCAGAAAAAAAGTTCAAGTGGATCAAATCAGGTGACCTGGGAGGCAAGGCAAAGGGATCCACCTATTGAGGAATTTTTCATCCAAGAACTCATGCACCCGTTGATGATGATGGGATGAAAACTGATCCTGGGGAAAGTTTGTCAACAAcgaagttctgcaacatgtccagatacacatttcctGTGACTGTAGTCTCTTCGAAGAAGAAGAGTCCAATGATGGAGTTTCTTGTCAGTCCAGTCTGTGGACTCCTAGTGAATGTCGTTCACACACATTCAATTGTCTCCTCAGTTACACATCGTTTCACATGTTTCCCAGTTTGCAGTAGCAAATATCCTGTTTCTCGGAGTGTTGTGTTCCACTTGAGAATTGCTTTATGCCCAGGTGGATTACATTCCATGTATGACAAACACGACATATTCacataacagatttttcttctgctagccatatccttcgaagaggtggaaaaattcaaatatcttggagcaacagtaacaaatataaatgacactcgggaggaaattaaacgcagaataaatatgggaaatgcgtgttattattcggttgagaagctcttatcatccagtctgctgtcgaaaaatctgaaagttagaatttataaaacagttatattactggttgttctgtatggttgtgaaacttggactctcactctgagagaggaacataggttcagggtgtttgagaataaggtgctaaggaaaatatttggggctaagcaggatgaagttacaggagaatggagaaagttacacaacacagaactgcacgcattgtattcttcacctgacataattaggaacattaaatccagacgtttgagatgggcagggcatgtagcacgtatgggcgaatccagaaatgcatatagagtgttagttgggagacgagagggaaaaagacctttagggaggccgagacgtagatgggaggataatattaaaatggatttgagggaggtggggtatgatgatagaaactggattaatcttgcacaggatagggaccgctggcgggcttatgtgagggcggcaatgaaccttcaggttccttaaaagccatttgtaagtaagtaagccatagcacacactgaactttctgttgtagtGTCCACGTGTTTACCATAGCATGTTCTTCTATAAAATGTcgccaggcttgttttagtgttgttttagtgccctagcaacaaataaacgaaagttacgcaagcagttgttttcaaactttgttgcataaacttggacagtttctctatcttgtcagatataAATCACAGCAATATCTTTATCTCaatttaagtggtgagcatttatttctcgattcctctaggcaggacacggtgtattttataatattttataaaatatctaatactcgcaatagatttacctgtttctttacaaatttcaataaagtgttatattttgtaaaatatgtaatactcacaatagatttacctgtttctttacaaatttcagtAAATTTATATACGCCATATAACAATGCTGCACATAGGACATAAATTCTGCTGTGACGTCAAACTCCCATGACAAAGCAGCCGTATGACATTCTTCTCCTTATGACATTAATTCCGATGGTGACAAAAAGTCCGGGAATCTATTGTGATATATTTTCATCTGTGTTTCAGCAACATGTTCAGCTGGCAGACATACAATGCACTCTTCATCTTGCGATGTGTCACCAAGTTCTTTGTGGAGAATCTGAAAGAGGACGACCTTGTGCGTCAGTTTGAGGCCTGCCCACCAGACGGTAAGCAGACATCTGTTTGAAGTCGGCACTAGTGATGATCTCGTGGCTGCCATGTTCTGTTTGCCGCAGGCGCCCACCGCAAGGACGAGGACAGTGCTGCACGGCTCGAGGTGTTCATGGACTCGCTGATTGAGATCGTGGTGGATGTGCCCCTCAAGTAAGTCACAATGTGTGAGCAATAGTGTGGACACACACAGGCACGGGAACTGCAGGTTTTGTTTGTTTCAGAGACTTCACATACCCATTGCACCTGGAGTCCATCAACTGCCTATTGGTGCTACTTTCTGTGCAGATGTTTTCACAACAACCTGCCACCAAGTCTTGCATCTACAGGTGCGCATCATTGTTTTTTCATTGAGTTCTTTAAATTCTTCTATGCAAGTATCTCCTATGTAATATTCCGAAAATTACACCGAGGAAAAATGATGCTGGGaagattatttttcttttaactggAAATGTAAGTATTATGTCAATATAAAACCTCCAATCAGTTAGGAAAATAATACAGCTATacataagaaacaaattatcatgTTTTGATATTCGCAATTAACTTAGTATGATTGTAATAAAATCGTTAAGTTGATGAAGATACATATGTTCTATGAAGtttagatataataaataaactaagAAATGTTCTGCCACAACAACTCCTGTCGCTCAGGGGTTAGCTCATTTGCATACTAATCTAGACCTGTGCTCgtgctgattacatggttgggttttttcagaggtttctccaactgtaaggcaattGTTAGGTAAtaacatggcgaatcctcagcttcatctcaccaattccattgatgctacataacctagtaattgatacagcatcgctAAATAACAAGCTATATATTGCCAGGAACACGTGAACTAAAAGGATGTTCTGCAGGTATTGCTGTATTTGATACTAGTTGAATGTTGTTTGAATTTGCAGAAGTTTGATGCAGGGGCGATACTCTATCCACGCACCACTGCTGGTCAAGACACTGCTGCAGCACTTCATCAACCAGGATAAGGCACCTCCTGGTTTACATCGTAGCTCACCAGGTGGCAGTGTTGTCATTGGCCTGGCCTGTAAGACTCAAGTTTTATGTGTTTTAACGCACTAATTCTATAGATTTTTATTCATTACTTATCTCAGGAGATATTGTGCAGTAGCTCTTACTGTACATATACCAGTGGAAAGAGTGcaaacattaaattctttcaCTCAGTTGCATATAAATGTAAAAGAAGATTTTATGTTGCGAATATTTTTGGATGATTGTAAATTGTACATTTACACTATAGATCTGTGAAGGCTGCAGTAGTGCAAGGCAACAATAATTTGTATGacttataaatattttgttttattgtaaatgataatatttttcattattgtcaGCCTCTGTGGTTTAATGGTACAAACTCACTAGAAGGTGGATTTTTAAACAAAAACCCCTGAAGTTGTCGGCCTTTGTTCATGAATAAAAATGAACGTTATGTCCAGACTCTCATTACTCGATTGAAGTCTTCATAAGAAATCTCATCACGTAACAACTGTGGAGGCATCTAGTGGGATTGATGGGAGCaagttatttaaaaatttcagGGGTCCATAACCTTTTATGTGTACATTGAACCAATATGCCTAATAATTGGGAACAGCACTAGTTGTCAAGTGGTTGGCATTGAAAACCAACCAGCTTACTAACCAATCAGATAATCAACCTGTAAATCTAGTAGTACTATTGATTTGATATGAAACTTCGTCTTTTCTATTTTAACAACATTGTATGCTACTTCTCATTCTCTCCTgtgacatatttttttaataattttcttttgtaatattttgcaacaagaagaatacatttttttctttttatcctaCTATAAATTAGAGTAATAGTCACCTCTTGTTAGTCCTTTCATTCAGTATATCGTAACACAATGGAATTCTGGTATTCTATTTATGTAGACCAACGAATTTCAGATTTCATATTTCGTTGTctcttacattaatttttttggtccAATAGTAGGACCTTTAACTTGTCATTATTCACCCATTATTCCTGTTCAGTTAGGACAGTATTTGTATTAAAACGTGGAACCTGCTTTACATAGGTTGAATATAAGGTTTGAATCCCATGAATATTGAACCAGTCACAGCTCAGTTAGCTGATACGCTCTCTCACAGTGAAatcttgagttcgattctaggaGAAGGTTACGACATTTGTGCAGAAAAAGGTATGCAGGTGTAGAAGTGGGCGCAGTAGTGTGTGTTTTACATGCCTTGCTCTCAGTTATAACTTCATATATGCACAGTAAGAAACCGGTACATCAAGAACATACAAATTTTCTCAGAGTAGCCTTGATATCTTATCATAGAATGAATGCATGGTTGctgttagatatatttttttcaagttaACATGTTGAAACTCCTGAAGGTTGTTATTCCTGTGTTGCTGCATTATCACAGTTAATAGTATCAGTAGTTTATGTTAATATTCATCTATTGTATTACAGCTGAACTCTGGAATATGCTGACATTTGGCATGACACGTAGCTTGCCAGCACCTGCAAATGGTGTACCCATCACAAAGCCGTGTGAGGTGTTGGAGGCTCCCTTGGCAAATCAGGCACTGTTGTTGGTGCTGGTGCTGGCGAACCACTGCACCACTGACAAGAACCTACATAACCCATACCGACAGGCACTATTTTCCTGCTCCAATTCAGCGACACCAACACGGGCAGCAGCCACATTTAAACTGGACTTAGGTCGGCTGTATGTGACACTGTGCCAAGCACCAAGCTGTGACCAAACAACACTGTTGCTGTACCTACTGCTGCATCGTAACCGCCATGTTAAGACTTTCATCCTGGCACGCACTGACCTTGAACTGTTGGTGGTGCCTATCCTCAAGACCCTGTACCATGCACCTGACAGTAACTCTCACCACATCTACATGTCGCTTATCATCCTGCTCATCCTCAGTGAGGACGACCTCTTCAACAAAACAGTGCACGAGACGGTGAGAGTGTTCATTATGTTTTCAGTGAATTGGATAAATTACTTAGACTTTACAAATTTTTTCTAAAAGTATTCAGTTTCTAGTGAATGTTATGGGAGTTACTGCAAATATACAACTTACAGAGTGTTAATTGGTAACAGCTTCAGATATGGTTGACGAAATCTTCTGTATAGTTTGAGAATTTCGACATTTAATAATCTGATGCTAGAGCAATAATGAAGATGACCAGTAgagttaatttttatatgaacgATAAATGACCAGAAAATTTTGCTTTTGTGAAGGACAGATCtcagaaaatttttcttttgtggtTGTAGTCAGGGACAGATCTCTTAGAAAATTTTGCCTTTGTGCTCTTAGTCAGGGATGAGTCTCTTGTAAGTCTGGCATATTGAAACTTTACTTATGCTACAAACAAAAGATTTTTGTTGTGCTTCGAAAACCATAGCTGTGGTTGAATTTGAATGCACAAACTTTGCATATAATTCAATAATCAATTGACCACTGAGGGTGGTACTCATTGTTGTAGATATAAGAAAATAATTGAGAAAGACATTTTGGAAATTGGTTTCAagcaaaaattaaaactttttggcAGATGCTGAAAGCTGTGGCATGGTACACAGAACGCTCAATCTCAGAGATTTCGCTGGGTGGCCTTCTGGTGCTGGTAGTCATCCGCACTATTCAGTACAACATGCTCAAGATGCGCGACAAGTACCTGCACACCAACTGCTTGGCTGCACTGGCAAATATGTCAGGGCAGTTTCGGGCACTGCATCCATATGTGAGCCAGCGTCTAGTCAGCCTGTTCGAAACTCTGGCCAGGAAGCATGCCCGCCTGGCTGAACAGTTGCGGCAGCGAGATGATGCTGACCTGGCACAGGACCTGGGTGTGTTGGAGGAGGTGCTACGCATGGTGCTCGAGATCCTCAACTCATGCCTCAGCCGTCAACTGGCACATAACCCCAACCTGGTGTACACTCTGCTGTACAAGAAGCACGTATTCGAGCCCTTTCGTGCACATCCTGCCTTCCAGGACATTGTGCACAACATTGATGCTGTCATTCTGTACTTCTCAAACCGCTTGGACCAAGTGCAACGCGACCTAGGTGTGGCAGAGGTGCTTGCCACTATCCAACATGGTGCACTGCAGTGGCCGAAGGACAGGCTCAAGGTTTATTTCCTTTTACTTTCTCTTATGATATTTGAGGCTGTCATGATGTTTAGGTGATTATGTAGaataaaaacagaacaaaattaGGAGTGTCTTAAATTAGCTTCTGTCCACATTAGTCCAAATTAATGTACTCTTTAATATCAAAAGAGCATAATTAAACAGCTGTGAAATCTTTTATCAGTCTCAGAAGTTAACTCACAATCTCTTTTGGTAGTATTTTCTGCCCTAGATGTATGATACCAaacaattaatatcttctgaaacTGAATGAATTAAATTCATAGATTATATGTAAGACAGTTTTCTCCTAGCCTGCAAAGCTTGCATTTGGAGTTCCATAAGAAAGCCCATTATATTCAAGTTCCAGGACAAAGACCTGCTTCGTGATATACATAGGGGGTCTTCTGATCAACCTTTGATTAGTCTGAGACCCACACATTCTCCATTTTCACTAAGAAATGCACCAAACTTCTTGAAATATAACAATATGATTTTGGTCCAATAGTAATATTTCTAACTTTGTCTTCTGCGAGGCAAACAATATCTCTTATTGCCCTTGTCACCATGTACCCAcatgaatatataattttgtttcgtACTTAAACGCTGAAAAGAACTGTCTCCAACATTTTAGAATAGTTAACTGTCTCTTCTTCAGAGAGAAGAAATCAATGCAAAACATTACAGACTGGGTTAGGCATCTCATTGCCATAAGGAAATTccaaaatattggaaatgtttttttttttttaatatatttttcacatctTATACTTCTTTGTTGCAGAAGTTTCCAGACTTGAAATTCAAGTATGTGGAGGAAGACCAGCCAGAGGACTTTTTTATTCCTTATGTTTGGTCCTTGGTGTGCCAGTCTTCCGGACTCTACTGGAACCCTGCGAACATCAAACTCTTTGCTGCAGACAGTGGTTCCCCCTCTGTATGTTGAAAGTAAGAACAGTGATGTAGAAAACCAAGTCCTCTTCCCTATGGTTGTCATCTTCTTCaatcaaaattgaaaattgttCTTAATTTAATGGAAATGTGTTTGTAACCAAAAGAGCAGATGATGTGCAAACCTTCTGTTCCGAAACAGAAAGTGCTCTTAGGTTCTGACGTGACCACTGCCATATCTACGAATGCTTGTGAACATGGTTACAGCAACACTTCtagttttgttttcaatttatttatctttcaactTTTTGTGTATATTCCATGTATTTCAGAGAATCACAATTGAGCTTTAGATTGTAATTAATGGATCATTATTGGTCAACAGTAAAATTACACATTGTAACCTACTTaatttgtacaaaatatatttataaacaaatctcacatatttttctcttttttaatgtcaaaatattgtactTGTATTCTTAAATAATTTCCGAAGAATAATTATAATCAGTGATAAAACTCACAAGTGGTTGTTAGTCTTCATTAGTTTAGATGCATTAAAACTAATGAAATATCAACTGATAAGATACGCAATATGCTGGAGAACAAAACTAGGCAAGAAGcaagaataaaattttattatgacaATTGGACAGTCTTATGCATTGCTGAGGAAAGTGGAAGTAGAAGGattgacatcattgccattaACCGTACATAGGACACCACATATATTTTGATCCTGCCATCAGATTTGAGGCCAACTGTAGTCAGCCAGAAGAAGTAGATCAAGAAAAACGGGAGATTTACGATCCAACGATTGCCTACTttaaagagaaatacaaaatctCCTTGATTAAAGTAATAGGACTTCTCATAGAAGCAACGTGGACAACATCAACATTTGTAGTGGATTTTTGTAAAAGACTTGGGAACAATTTAGCCATTTTGGCTATTAAAGGTTCTCTACAGATCATACGAAATcatttatacaataaaataaactataaattataTTAGTGTATGCAATTTTTTCCCTCACGCAACCATACTGTCTATCccttttttttgtctttattataTCAAGTTGTGTCATATTAGGCAACCTAAAAAATTGTAGGAAGTTTTAATCACACatcagatttataaaataaaaccatctgcccttcaataagtgtgaccacaaggatccagaaaacaaatgtatatataaaagtttacaatgataatacacacaataaatttcaaaagaaaattaaagtgaatcatgTTATTTCGAATggagatgaaattgcaaaatttgaattgagtccttCAGAATTTCTCttaaggattttctcaacattgtaaaatgtgaatccctttgattttaaaaggttataggtgtatttggagatggtaccacgaactccaaaaagtccgtgtactgaccaatgattagccatgatgttatactgcttagtaaatcaagaaatggattcagaacatctcaaaatctgtgcgtcagtggctaaccatgacaatatctttgaaaaatattggagtgcaagaggtcaaataactttattgtcaaatgcctggcattagaaaacaacaacatactgCTTagtaaaataaggaatgcaaggttcatagatgatcctcttttcatcatcagtaagttttggctgttgtgcatctctttcaaacctgtTAGTCGGGTCTAATATTGTTCCTGTGTTCTTTTTTCTGTCAATGACAATATCTCctcgtcttgttgaatcatcttccgagatacaatgcacttcttcatggacTTCTAAACCTTGTTGCCTTAGGGTACGAACACGCTGACGATGGTAGAATAGTTGGTAGTGGTAGTGAGGGAAATGAATCGCTAGAATCATATGACACCGCACACGTTGACTCATGAACAGTTGCTTTACTGCTAGCTTTCCAGCAAGCTGTAAGCTCCAAAAATGgtttcagtcattctttcaagCTTGCAGTGCAAGCCTTGGCATGGAGTAGTGAGACATTGGAGGTGGTGGTCTGTGGACCAGATGTCAATGATGACTCCTGTAATTAGTAGGGATGACTGttatcaattatttgtgtaaCTGACTCAAGTATTCGTCctttttattttacacaaatttgtattttattttaaactgcgCGCATTTAGTTTAGTCTTTACATTAATTGGCCGTAACTCagtaaccagtaaagattttgggcagtgataacttttaaaatgaatttccattcttactcaacatttttttcgctttgacccccccccccctcccatctaacgtgaaaaataaaaaagtttatcgCTTACCGTAAATTTTTTGGTTTGAgcagatcacttcgaagttagtatttttttctcacttttaaaaacaatattttgatttcgatttttttctatgcttcccttggacattgacctatcaataaaaaaaattgcagcgcGATTGTTTGAATATCATAGTTGCTACgagactacaccccaactctggctactagcaatagGTATCTATAATAGACACCGATcaaatagactatagtggacttatgttgtcagcaaacagctggatacattaagaagattgattgattgttgcTACAACGTGATAATGTTATAAACAGAGCAGGGAATATCATTCTCGGCTAGTCATGCGATGTACCCACTATCAGCTAGCGGCCTGTCAAGCTCTGCCTTGTGCATACCTCTTATGTAACGTGTGGCAGGAATCCTGTGTCAGTGGTTGTAAAGTTTGAAACACTGCAGACAATggatgtagaaaaactgattgctCATGTGTTCGAAAGAGCTGCCATgacaacttttcgtatagattcaaaactggaggtggaatttaattaatttttaaattacaaactactaGTGAATTCGGACAAATGGACATCGTTGTTCACCAATAGTACTAATTGATGTAATGGGAGTCTTCAATTTCATTTCAAGAGTTTAATCACTTTCTTCTGCATGTACCTTAAtaccacgaaaaataaaaaaaaaaaataagcaaataaataataactaatatcaatcaaattgttgagaatgttcactaggcactattttgtaagaattgtacAGTATTTACCTCAATGTGAGTATAAGCCGTTCTTCCTGCAAAATAGGATTCCTGTGGCAATTATTTCAAGTCTTCTGTATGGAATCTTTAGTTAGAGAAGATAATCGAAAGTTTAGATTTTCATTCTCTGGTAGCTAATGAATTTTTCTGGGAAGTtccacatatttaaaaaaaaatgatattcgcCAAACGCAACCCTTTCATTATTTATAGAGTGAACAGAACACTCTCGAGACAAGGATTCTTGTAATATTAACCACTTTGATCCTGCACTGTCTAATAAATCAAATTCGTCCTCACTACTTGAATCCATTGCGATATCAAGTCTACACAGAGATTCCAAGGAGGTGACCTAATCAGCTGCGAGATTAAAGCAGCCTGTAAACAAGCTTCACTTTGTGCCCAACAAGCTTCCTTGCCTTTTATATCGCTGATAGTAGAGCCTGCTAGCTTTAAAGCTAGACACCAATGTGATCGTACCCTTAGGA from Periplaneta americana isolate PAMFEO1 chromosome 15, P.americana_PAMFEO1_priV1, whole genome shotgun sequence harbors:
- the LOC138715081 gene encoding dymeclin isoform X3; translation: MFSWQTYNALFILRCVTKFFVENLKEDDLVRQFEACPPDGAHRKDEDSAARLEVFMDSLIEIVVDVPLKDFTYPLHLESINCLLVLLSVQMFSQQPATKSCIYRSLMQGRYSIHAPLLVKTLLQHFINQDKAPPGLHRSSPGGSVVIGLASELWNMLTFGMTRSLPAPANGVPITKPCEVLEAPLANQALLLVLVLANHCTTDKNLHNPYRQALFSCSNSATPTRAAATFKLDLGRLYVTLCQAPSCDQTTLLLYLLLHRNRHVKTFILARTDLELLVVPILKTLYHAPDSNSHHIYMSLIILLILSEDDLFNKTVHETMLKAVAWYTERSISEISLGGLLVLVVIRTIQYNMLKMRDKYLHTNCLAALANMSGQFRALHPYVSQRLVSLFETLARKHARLAEQLRQRDDADLAQDLGVLEEVLRMVLEILNSCLSRQLAHNPNLVYTLLYKKHVFEPFRAHPAFQDIVHNIDAVILYFSNRLDQVQRDLGVAEVLATIQHGALQWPKDRLKKFPDLKFKYVEEDQPEDFFIPYVWSLVCQSSGLYWNPANIKLFAADSGSPSVC
- the LOC138715081 gene encoding dymeclin isoform X2, with amino-acid sequence MVIRMGTSTSRHGDLESNEYLEKFARKEHISSNDPFWNRFLSFSFTPPTTSNMFSWQTYNALFILRCVTKFFVENLKEDDLVRQFEACPPDGAHRKDEDSAARLEVFMDSLIEIVVDVPLKDFTYPLHLESINCLLVLLSVQMFSQQPATKSCIYRSLMQGRYSIHAPLLVKTLLQHFINQDKAPPGLHRSSPGGSVVIGLASELWNMLTFGMTRSLPAPANGVPITKPCEVLEAPLANQALLLVLVLANHCTTDKNLHNPYRQALFSCSNSATPTRAAATFKLDLGRLYVTLCQAPSCDQTTLLLYLLLHRNRHVKTFILARTDLELLVVPILKTLYHAPDSNSHHIYMSLIILLILSEDDLFNKTVHETMLKAVAWYTERSISEISLGGLLVLVVIRTIQYNMLKMRDKYLHTNCLAALANMSGQFRALHPYVSQRLVSLFETLARKHARLAEQLRQRDDADLAQDLGVLEEVLRMVLEILNSCLSRQLAHNPNLVYTLLYKKHVFEPFRAHPAFQDIVHNIDAVILYFSNRLDQVQRDLGVAEVLATIQHGALQWPKDRLKKFPDLKFKYVEEDQPEDFFIPYVWSLVCQSSGLYWNPANIKLFAADSGSPSVC
- the LOC138715081 gene encoding dymeclin isoform X1 → MVIRMGTSTSRHGDLESNEYLEKFARKEHISSNDPFWNRFLSFSFTPPTTSSEHHALDERIEATCRQLLENNLQSGNLGSLLHVFLSRASELLASAQTDNNMFSWQTYNALFILRCVTKFFVENLKEDDLVRQFEACPPDGAHRKDEDSAARLEVFMDSLIEIVVDVPLKDFTYPLHLESINCLLVLLSVQMFSQQPATKSCIYRSLMQGRYSIHAPLLVKTLLQHFINQDKAPPGLHRSSPGGSVVIGLASELWNMLTFGMTRSLPAPANGVPITKPCEVLEAPLANQALLLVLVLANHCTTDKNLHNPYRQALFSCSNSATPTRAAATFKLDLGRLYVTLCQAPSCDQTTLLLYLLLHRNRHVKTFILARTDLELLVVPILKTLYHAPDSNSHHIYMSLIILLILSEDDLFNKTVHETMLKAVAWYTERSISEISLGGLLVLVVIRTIQYNMLKMRDKYLHTNCLAALANMSGQFRALHPYVSQRLVSLFETLARKHARLAEQLRQRDDADLAQDLGVLEEVLRMVLEILNSCLSRQLAHNPNLVYTLLYKKHVFEPFRAHPAFQDIVHNIDAVILYFSNRLDQVQRDLGVAEVLATIQHGALQWPKDRLKKFPDLKFKYVEEDQPEDFFIPYVWSLVCQSSGLYWNPANIKLFAADSGSPSVC